A genomic window from Thunnus thynnus chromosome 12, fThuThy2.1, whole genome shotgun sequence includes:
- the kcnab1b gene encoding voltage-gated potassium channel subunit beta-1 isoform X2, with protein MQVSFACTDHGLKAPRNGEHSKQNATSPNTASQARARFRTVALIARSLGSFTHRYHHNLKESTAKLTGMKYRNLGKSGLRVSCLGLGTWVTFGGQISDEVAEQLMTIAYESGVNLFDTAEVYSGGKAEIILGNIIKKKCWRRSSLVITTKLYWGGKAETERGLNRKHIIEGLRGSLQRMQLEYVDVVFANRPDSNTPMEEIVRAMTHVINQGMAMYWGTSRWSAMEIMEAYSVARQFNLIPPVCEQAEYHFFQREKVETQLPELYHKIGVGVVSWSPLACGIITGKYENGVPESSRASMKPYQWLREKIMSEDGRKQQAKLKELAHIAEKLGCTLPQLAIAWCLRNEGVSSVLLGSSNPSQLTENLGAIQVIPKMTGGVATEVDHILGNRPHNRKDYHH; from the exons ATGCAGGTGTCCTTCGCATGCACAGACCACGGGCTGAAGGCCCCGCGTAACGGCGAGCACAGCAAGCAGAACGCCACCAGCCCCAATACAGCCAGCCAGGCCCGCGCACGCTTCCGCACCGTGGCCCTGATAGCTCGCAGCCTGGGCTCCTTCACCCACCGCTACCACCACAACCTCAAGGAGTCCACCGCCAAGCTCACCGGCATGAAGTACCG GAACCTGGGGAAATCTGGGTTGCGTGTCTCCTGTCTGGGGCTCG GCACATGGGTGACATTTGGAGGTCAGATCTCTGATGAG GTGGCAGAGCAACTGATGACTATCGCCTATGAGAGCGGGGTCAACCTGTTCGACACTGCCGAGGTCTACTCCGGGGGGAA agcagagataaTCCTGGGAAACATCATCAAGAAAAAGTGCTGGAG GAGATCCAGCCTGGTGATCACCACAAAGCTCTATTGGGGAGgaaa agcagagacagagagagggctcaacagaaaacacatcattGAAG GTTTAAGGGGCTCCCTCCAGAGGATGCAACTTGAGTACGTCGATGTGGTTTTTGCCAACCGGCCAGACAGCAATACTCCCATGGAGG AGATAGTGAGAGCGATGACACATGTGATCAACCAGGGGATGGCCATGTACTGGGGGACGTCACGGTGGTCGGCCATGGAGATCATG GAAGCATATTCTGTGGCTAGACAGTTTAATCTAATTCCACCAGTGTGTGAGCAGGCTGAGTATCACTTCTTCCAGAGGGAGAAAGTGGAAACCCAGCTACCAGAGCTCTACCACAAGATAG GTGTAGGTGTGGTCTCTTGGTCCCCTTTGGCCTGTGGAATCATCACAGGAAAATACGAGAACGGAGTCCCAGAATCCTCCAGGGCCTCAATGAAG CCATACCAGTGGCTGAGGGAGAAAATAATGAGTGAAGATGGAAGAAAACAGCAAGCAAAGCTAAAAGAACTGGCTCATATTGCAGAGAAGCTGGGATGTACTTTACCACAGCTAGCCATAG CCTGGTGCCTGAGGAACGAGGGAGTGAGCTCAGTATTGTTGGGATCCTCGAATCCAAGCCAGTTAACAGAGAACCTGGGAGCCATTCAG GTGATTCCAAAGATGACAGGAGGCGTTGCCACAGAAGTGGATCACATACTGGGCAATCGTCCACACAATAGAAAGGACTACCATCATTAG